A single Pseudomonas sp. MM223 DNA region contains:
- the yhhS_2 gene encoding putative MFS-type transporter YhhS (*Name yhhS_2) → MPDSPRPLAVTLQVVSIVLFTFIGYLNIGIPLAVLPGNVHNDLGFSAVIAGLVISVQYLATLLSRPTASRIIDNHGSKKAVMYGLVGCGLSGVFMLACAFLTHLPWLSLACLLVGRLVLGSAESLVGSGAIGWGIGRVGAQNTAKVISWNGIASYGALAIGAPLGVLMVKGLGLWSMGVSIILLCVLGLLLAWPKQAAPIVSGVRLPFLRVLGKVFPHGSGLALGSIGFGTIATFITLYYASRGWADAALTLSLFGASFISARLLFGNLINRIGGFRVAIACLSVETLGLLMLWLAPSAELALAGAALSGFGFSLVFPALGVEAVNQVSAANRGAAVGAYSLFIDLSLGVTGPLVGAVAAGFGFASMFLFAAAAAACGLVLSLYLYRQARRSRSL, encoded by the coding sequence ATGCCCGACTCACCGCGCCCCCTTGCGGTTACCCTGCAAGTCGTCTCCATCGTCCTCTTCACTTTCATTGGCTACCTGAACATCGGCATTCCACTGGCCGTGTTGCCCGGCAATGTGCATAACGACCTGGGTTTCAGCGCCGTGATCGCCGGCCTGGTGATCAGCGTACAGTACCTCGCCACCCTGCTCAGCCGCCCTACCGCCAGCCGCATCATCGACAACCATGGCAGCAAGAAGGCCGTCATGTACGGCCTTGTCGGCTGCGGGCTTAGCGGGGTGTTCATGCTGGCTTGCGCCTTCCTCACCCACCTGCCCTGGCTGAGCCTGGCCTGCCTGCTGGTCGGCCGCCTGGTACTGGGCAGCGCCGAAAGCCTGGTGGGCTCGGGCGCGATTGGCTGGGGTATTGGCCGGGTGGGCGCCCAGAACACCGCCAAGGTCATCTCCTGGAACGGCATCGCCAGCTATGGCGCACTGGCCATCGGCGCGCCGCTGGGGGTGCTGATGGTCAAGGGCCTGGGGCTGTGGAGCATGGGCGTAAGCATCATCCTGCTGTGCGTGCTCGGCCTGCTGCTGGCCTGGCCCAAGCAGGCTGCACCCATCGTCAGCGGTGTACGCCTGCCGTTCCTGCGGGTGCTGGGCAAGGTGTTCCCGCATGGCTCGGGGCTGGCGCTGGGTTCGATCGGCTTTGGCACCATCGCCACCTTCATCACCTTGTACTACGCCAGCCGAGGCTGGGCCGACGCAGCGTTGACCCTGAGCCTGTTCGGCGCCAGTTTCATCAGTGCGCGGTTGCTGTTCGGCAACCTGATCAACCGCATCGGTGGCTTCAGGGTGGCGATTGCCTGCCTGTCGGTGGAAACACTCGGGCTGCTGATGTTGTGGCTGGCCCCCAGTGCCGAACTGGCATTGGCGGGTGCAGCACTGAGCGGGTTTGGCTTCTCGCTGGTGTTCCCGGCGCTGGGCGTGGAGGCGGTGAACCAGGTGTCGGCGGCCAACCGCGGCGCGGCGGTGGGGGCATATTCGTTGTTCATCGACTTGTCGCTGGGGGTGACCGGGCCTCTGGTGGGCGCGGTGGCGGCGGGGTTCGGGTTTGCTTCGATGTTTCTGTTTGCGGCGGCTGCCGCGGCTTGCGGGCTGGTGTTGAGCCTGTATTTGTACAGGCAGGCGCGGCGCAGCCGCAGCCTCTAA
- a CDS encoding Putative pterin-4-alpha-carbinolamine dehydratase — protein sequence MNALNQAHCEACRADAPKVTDEELAELIREIPDWNIEVRDGHMELERVFLFKNFKHALAFTNAVGEIAEAEGHHPGLLTEWGKVTVTWWSHSIKGLHRNDFIMCARTDKVAETAEGRK from the coding sequence ATGAATGCCTTGAACCAAGCCCATTGCGAAGCCTGCCGCGCCGATGCCCCGAAAGTCACCGACGAAGAGCTGGCCGAGCTGATTCGCGAAATCCCGGACTGGAACATCGAAGTACGTGACGGCCACATGGAGCTTGAGCGCGTATTCTTGTTCAAGAACTTCAAGCACGCCTTGGCGTTCACCAATGCCGTGGGCGAAATCGCCGAAGCCGAAGGCCACCACCCGGGGCTGCTGACCGAGTGGGGCAAGGTCACCGTGACCTGGTGGAGCCACTCGATCAAAGGCCTGCACCGCAACGACTTCATCATGTGCGCACGCACTGACAAGGTGGCGGAAACGGCTGAAGGCCGTAAGTAA